The following proteins come from a genomic window of Lycium ferocissimum isolate CSIRO_LF1 chromosome 4, AGI_CSIRO_Lferr_CH_V1, whole genome shotgun sequence:
- the LOC132052751 gene encoding uncharacterized protein LOC132052751 isoform X2, which yields MQVCHVVVFIQEGSRFDTQMLKKLRVLQAAKQAMTPFVKSQSQSPAGSDSPFASPSRRAASGRSSNNPSPVKSRGIFNRNNSAITLMSGLGSYTSLLPGQCTPVTLFVFLDDFADDYHSSSVEEPADMSSANQSSSVGTSARPSLAPKGSGSVVVLARPVSKSEGGFRKKLQSSLEAQIRFSIKKCRTLSGSETGHTGSRSGGVSNSSTLFSLDASKAVALLDITSNKRGESLEFATGLVEDVLNGKATSDSFLLESHSQSANREDLLSIKEFICRQTDILRGRGGVVSNTNSGPASGVGMVAVAAAAAAASASASGKTFTSPELPHLEKWLSSTQLILQAILSAKHAVLDETEISKRNMRQRNSSSPPLEGNASKVSDPLEIAMSFLASGRGINARFSALWCQKALPVAKETYLNELPPCYPTSQHKAHLERALHVFNSMVKGPAVRFYLQKLEDECTSIWTSGRQLCDAVSLTGKPCMHQRHDVETSGLCSSDEIKPHSSGCVFLHACACGRSRLLRPDPFDFETANVTFIRSMDCDKLLPTIQLPQGNDTGGPIQPSAWSLIRVGNARYYQPSKGLMQSGFSSTQKFLLRWTILLEKPKYENGLLSSNSEQANINRLSSNARDEPNTDSGIEKAGALSVQNGYQIQKKSSAGNIKTDDKVNNVGKGVSNFSMRKAFSEVVAGSTTANSGFPPLQSNRQIMLNSEKNIKQKSARDGGREKVNEISDELVSEKVAVIPAIHEAKNGSTIVSNDVTKGNQIFQIGTHMDSTKMNRIEKTRSVTSSKHATIYIGFEHECPRGHRFILTADHLNRLGSPYALPVESVTSSSLENIDHKGVSPSRGGKNGHGKGRRLANGMISTSSRKVRNQEKSKEGLDDGNSNIEGPGQFSRHPVHAASGKDLETGLQSLNLDDSGYATSLLDRSLPIYMNCPHCMESKGMNDPADVRFAGTISQLQRIFLVTPHFPVILAANPVIQFEEACLPPSEPDRKKKLQFSLGCQVILPPESFLSLRLPFVYGVQLENGNLHPLMPFEQQPQLTAWIAKGTTLQLVSKDSNHDELFT from the exons AATTACTCTGATGTCAGGTTTAGGTTCATATACCTCTTTATTACCCGGGCAATGTACTCCAGTTacactttttgtttttcttgacgATTTTGCTGATGATTATCATAGCTCTAGTGTTGAGGAGCCAGCTGATATGTCCTCAGCGAATCAATCATCAAGTGTTGGTACCTCAGCTCGGCCAAGCTTGGCTCCAAAAGGTTCTGGTTCTGTGGTTGTGCTTGCACGTCCTGTGAGTAAATCGGAAGGCGGGTTCAGGAAGAAATTGCAGTCTTCTCTGGAGGCACAGATTCGTTTCTCCATTAAGAAATGCCGGACACTATCAGGTTCTGAAACTGGTCATACAGGTTCAAGAAGCGGGGGTGTTTCAAATTCTTCAACGCTGTTTTCCCTTGATGCATCAAAGGCTGTTGCACTTTTAGATATAACGTCTAATAAGAGAGGTGAATCCCTTGAATTTGCCACTGGCCTTGTGGAAGATGTTCTGAATGGGAAAGCAACCTCAGATTCTTTTTTGCTTGAAAGTCATAGTCAGAGTGCAAATAGAGAAGACTTACTTTCCATCAAGGAGTTCATCTGCAGGCAGACTGATATATTAAGAGGAAGAGGGGGTGTGGTTTCCAATACTAACAGCGGTCCAGCTTCTGGTGTTGGCATGGTTGCTGTTGCTGCAGCAGCAGCTGCTGCTTCTGCTTCTGCTTCTGGAAAGACATTTACTTCTCCTGAACTTCCACATTTGGAGAAATGGTTATCTTCTACTCAGCTTATTCTCCAAGCGATCCTGTCAGCAAAACATGCCGTTTTAGATGAGACTGAAATTAGTAAGAGGAATATGCGACAAAGAAATTCCAGTTCACCACCTCTTGAAGGAAATGCTTCAAAAGTTTCAGATCCACTTGAAATTGCAATGTCTTTTCTGGCGAGTGGTAGAGGGATAAATGCTAGGTTTTCTGCTTTATGGTGCCAAAAGGCCCTTCCAGTAGCTAAGGAGACATATTTAAATGAGTTACCTCCGTGCTACCCAACTTCTCAGCATAAGGCCCATTTGGAGAGGGCTCTACATGTTTTCAATTCAATGGTCAAGGGACCAGCTGTACGATTTTACTTGCAAAAACTGGAAGATGAATGCACATCCATCTGGACTTCTGGCAGGCAACTATGTGATGCTGTTAGCCTCACAGGAAAACCATGCATGCACCAAAGGCACGATGTAGAAACTAGTGGTTTATGTTCAAGTGATGAGATTAAGCCACATTCCAGTGGGTGTGTCTTCCTCCATGCATGTGCATGTGGTCGTTCAAGACTCCTGCGGCCAGATCCTTTTGATTTTGAAACAGCAAATGTTACTTTTATTCGTTCCATGGATTGTGACAAGCTTCTTCCCACAATTCAGTTACCCCAAGGAAATGATACAGGTGGGCCCATTCAGCCCTCAGCTTGGAGTTTAATTCGAGTTGGGAATGCAAGATACTACCAGCCGTCTAAAGGTTTGATGCAGAGTGGCTTCAGTTCTACCCAAAAGTTTCTTCTAAGGTGGACTATCCTTCTTGAGAAGCCAAAATATGAGAATGGACTGCTATCAAGCAATTCAGAGCAAGCCAATATAAATAGGCTCAGTAGCAATGCCAGGGATGAGCCTAACACTGATTCAGGCATAGAGAAGGCTGGTGCTTTGAGTGTGCAAAATGGATATCAAATCCAAAAGAAGTCTTCTGCAGGAAATATCAAAACAGATGATAAAGTAAATAATGTTGGTAAAGGAGTTTCCAACTTTAGTATGAGAAAAGCTTTTTCTGAGGTGGTAGCTGGTTCAACCACTGCGAATTCAGGATTTCCTCCGCTACAATCAAATAGACAAATTATGTTAAATTCAGAAAAGAACATTAAGCAAAAAAGTGCAAGGGATGGGGGTAGAGAGAAGGTTAATGAAATTAGTGACGAACTAGTATCAGAAAAAGTTGCAGTAATTCCTGCTATTCATGAAGCAAAGAATGGTAGTACTATTGTTTCTAACGATGTCACTAAAGGTAATCAAATTTTCCAGATAGGTACACATATGGATTCAACGAAGATGAATAGAATTGAGAAGACCAGATCAGTTACCTCTTCTAAGCATGCAACAATTTACATTGGATTTGAGCATGAGTGTCCCCGTGGCCACCGCTTTATATTAACTGCAGACCATCTCAACAGACTTGGTTCTCCTTATGCATTGCCTGTAGAATCTGTCACATCTTCATCTTTGGAAAATATAGATCATAAGGGGGTAAGTCCCTCCAGAGGGGGTAAGAATGGCCATGGCAAAGGCCGCCGGCTGGCAAATGGCATGATATCTACTTCCTCTAGGAAGGTTAGGAATCAGGAAAAGTCAAAAGAGGGGTTAGATGATGGAAATTCAAATATAGAAGGGCCAGGTCAATTTTCCAGGCATCCAGTACATGCTGCGTCAGGGAAAGATCTTGAAACTGGTCTTCAATCTCTAAATCTCGATGACTCTGGCTATGCTACCTCCTTGTTAGATAGAAGTTTGCCCATATACATGAACTGCCCGCATTGTATGGAATCGAAGGGTATGAATGACCCAGCAGATGTGAGATTTGCAGGAACCATTTCACAGCTCCAGAGGATCTTTCTG GTTACACCTCACTTCCCTGTCATTTTAGCAGCAAACCCAGTCATACAGTTTGAG GAGGCATGTCTCCCTCCATCCGAGCCAGACCGTAAAAAGAAGTTGCAGTTCTCTCTTGGATGTCAAGTAATTTTACCCCCAGAGAGTTTTCTGTCACTTAGACTACCTTTTGTTTATGGTGTACAGCTGGAAAATGGAAACCTCCATCCTCTTATGCCTTTTGAACAGCAGCCCCAACTCACTGCCTGGATAGCCAAAGGCACAACATTGCAGCTTGTATCCAAGGATAGCAATCATGATGAACTTTTCACATAG
- the LOC132052752 gene encoding probable aquaporin TIP1-1 gives MPIDQIAIGSHEELRHPGALKAALAEFISTLIFVFAGQGSGMAYNKLTADGAASPAGLISASIAHAFGLFVAVSVGANISGGHVNPAVTFGAFVGGNITMFRGILYIVAQLLGSTAACGLLEFATGGLSTGSFALGANVSVWNALVFEIVMTFGLVYTVYATAVDPKKGELGTIAPIAIGFIVGANILAGGCFTGASMNPAVSFGPSLVSWTWTHQWVYWAGPLIGGGLAGVIYEFVFINRSHEQLASGDF, from the exons ATGCCGATCGACCAAATTGCTATAGGAAGCCATGAGGAACTCCGCCATCCAGGGGCGCTGAAAGCAGCCCTGGCGGAGTTCATCAGTACCCTGATCTTCGTTTTCGCAGGTCAGGGTTCTGGCATGGCTTACAACAAGCTAACCGCTGATGGGGCTGCCAGCCCTGCCGGCCTTATCTCAGCCTCGATAGCGCATGCTTTCGGGCTTTTCGTGGCTGTTTCCGTTGGTGCTAACATCTCCGGTGGCCACGTTAACCCTGCCGTTACCTTCGGTGCTTTTGTTGGTGGAAACATCACTATGTTCCGTGGGATTTTGTACATCGTTGCACAGTTGCTTGGTTCCACTGCTGCCTGTGGCCTTCTTGAATTCGCCACTGGTGGCTTG AGCACTGGGTCATTTGCATTGGGTGCTAATGTATCAGTATGGAATGCCCTTGTGTTCGAGATAGTGATGACATTTGGACTTGTTTACACTGTGTATGCAACTGCTGTTGACCCAAAGAAGGGAGAATTGGGAACAATTGCACCAATTGCCATTGGTTTCATTGTTGGTGCCAACATTCTAGCTGGTGGGTGCTTTACTGGAGCTTCAATGAACCCTGCTGTTTCATTTGGACCATCTTTGGTTAGCTGGACTTGGACTCACCAATGGGTTTACTGGGCTGGACCCCTTATTGGTGGTGGGCTTGCTGGAGTTATCTATGAATTTGTCTTCATCAACCGCTCTCATGAACAACTCGCCAGTGGAGATTTTTAA